The following coding sequences are from one Scomber japonicus isolate fScoJap1 chromosome 3, fScoJap1.pri, whole genome shotgun sequence window:
- the si:ch211-222l21.1 gene encoding prothymosin alpha, which translates to MADTAVDTTATAEVTAKELKEKKEVKEKKEEVVVEEEKKKEVKTDSGDAPANGTNGADHSDKVEEKTEKEHKNGDGKAEEAPPAEETDAQPVKRAAEEEEEKVETKKQKTEENGDSKEAEVEA; encoded by the exons ATGGCCGATACAGCTGTTGACACGACCGCAACTGCAGAGGTTACAGCCAAG gagctgaaggagaagaaagaagtgaaggagaagaaagaagaagtggtggtggaggaggagaagaagaaggaggtgaAGACCGACAGCGGAGACGCACCTGCCAATGGCACA AACGGAGCTGATCACAGTGATAAAgtggaagaaaagacagagaaggaacACAAGAATGGCGACG GGAAAGCAGAGGAGGCGCCCCCTGCTGAGGAGACTGATGCACAGCCTGTGAAGCGTgcagctgaggaggaggag gAAAAAGTGGAGACAAAAAAGcagaagacagaggaaaatGGAGACTCAAAAGAGGCAGAAGTGGAGGCTTAG
- the slc45a1 gene encoding proton-associated sugar transporter A yields the protein MSSPGMGTPSDPLLASPGGRFSTAQEGIWRSSLPKTASFPTSTTRHLSHRANNFQRQPKRRKLIRPSPPPPPNTPCPLDQLDLSELPPRRTFQELLFNGCILFGIEFSYAMETAYVTPVLLQMGLPDQFYSLVWFISPILGFLVQPLLGAWSDRCTSRFGRRRPFILALAIGALVGLSLVLNGRDMGSALADTASNHKWGIILTVCGVVLMDFSADSADNPSHAYMMDVCSPEDQDRGLNIHALLAGLGGGFGYIVGGINWDQTQFGKSMGGQLRVIYLFTSITLVIATAMTLFSIPERPLPKSQSNKNSSKKHLKSPSLPLPPSPPVAPGLGPGMDDEDEDGLYGYNFPKPHPCNSDALAHSCSANARLCAGLTSPISPLSPLTPKYGSFISRDSSLTGINEFASSLGTSYIDSVLIDCYTGQQTPQALAPNSTTAPLPPGDSPPPDEQTQGAGSQAAGQTRADVVSYPAGEAQVAEEAQPLEDAQSHGASQVATGAQAGAGSHRGSSAGILKRPQSLALIEEPMATQIVGLENGRRRTVTFSQQVANILLNGVRYESDLSENVETGDSQMSIRLLCIAIYRMPPSLRSLCTNHFLGWLSFEGMLLFYTDFMGEVVFEGDPKAPHDSEAYQRYNAGVSMGCWGMCIYAFSAAFYSAILEKLEERFSLRTLYFFAYLAFGLGTGLATLSTNLYVVLSLCVTYGVLFSSLCTLPYSLLCEYYQSPQFCGSSEEGTRRGMGVDISLLSCQYFLAQILVSVAMGPLTSLVGGAQGVMYFASLMSFVGCLYSSLCVVYHLPPPEGEPPESETQPLLVHI from the exons ATGTCATCTCCGGGAATGGGCACTCCCAGTGACCCCCTCTTGGCCAGTCCAGGAGGGAGGTTTTCTACAGCTCAGGAAGGTATCTGGAGGAGCTCACTCCCCAAAACTGCCAGCTTCCCAACGTCCACCACTCGGCACCTCAGTCACCGTGCCAACAACTTCCAAAGACAGCCAAAACGTCGGAAGTTGATAAGACCTTCTCCACCTCCGCCGCCCAACACCCCATGCCCCCTGGACCAGCTGGACCTCAGTGAGCTTCCCCCGAGACGCACCTTCCAAGAGCTGCTTTTCAATGGCTGCATCCTGTTCGGTATTGAATTTAGCTATGCCATGGAAACGGCTTATGTGACCCCTGTGCTTCTACAGATGGGCCTACCTGATCAGTTCTACAGCTTGGTGTGGTTTATAAGCCCCATACTGG GATTCCTTGTTCAGCCTCTCTTAGGAGCATGGAGTGACCGCTGTACATCCCGGTTTGGACGAAGGAGACCATTTATTCTGGCCTTGGCGATAG GGGCGTTGGTTGGTCTATCCCTGGTTCTGAATGGGCGGGACATGGGAAGTGCACTGGCGGACACAGCATCAAATCACAAGTGGGGAATTATTCTGACAGTGTGTGGTGTGGTTCTGATGGACTTCAGTGCTGATTCAGCAGACAACCCAAGCCATGCATACATGATGGATGTGTGCAGCCCGGAGGACCAGGATCGGGGGCTGAACATCCACGCTCTCCTGGCAG GACTTGGAGGTGGATTTGGCTACATCGTGGGTGGCATCAATTGGGACCAAACACAATTCGGGAAGTCGATGGGAGGTCAACTACGGGTTATATATCTGTTTACGAGTATCACTTTGGTGATTGCCACAGCCATGACTCTGTTTAGTATCCCTGAACGGCCCCTACCAAAGAGTCAGTCGAACAAAAACTCCAGCAAAAAGCATCTGAAAAGCCCCagcctccctcttcctccctctccccctgtTGCCCCTGGATTGGGTCCAGGAATGGATGACGAGGACGAGGACGGTCTTTACGGCTATAATTTCCCAAAGCCTCACCCATGTAATTCTGATGCTCTGGCCCATTCTTGCAGTGCTAATGCACGCCTCTGCGCTGGCCTCACTAGCCCTATATCGCCCCTGAGTCCCCTCACCCCAAAATATGGCAGCTTCATAAGTAGGGACAGCTCACTCACGGGCATCAATGAATTTGCCTCTTCACTAGGAACCTCCTACATAGACAGTGTGCTCATAGACTGCTATACAGGTCAGCAGACACCACAGGCCCTGGCGCCCAACTCCACCACTGCACCCCTACCTCCAGGAGACTCCCCTCCTCCTGACGAACAAACACAAGGGGCAGGGAGCCAAGCTGCAGGACAGACTCGGGCTGATGTGGTGTCTTATCCAGCTGGGGAAGCTCAGGTTGCAGAAGAGGCCCAGCCTTTGGAAGATGCACAATCTCACGGAGCATCTCAGGTCGCGACTGGGGCCCAGGCTGGTGCAGGGTCACATCGTGGCTCCAGTGCTGGCATCCTGAAGCGACCCCAGAGTCTTGCACTAATCGAGGAGCCAATGGCAACCCAGATTGTCGGGCTGGAGAATGGACGCAGAAGAACAGTGACCTTCAGCCAGCAg GTTGCAAACATTTTGCTGAATGGGGTGCGCTATGAGAGCGACCTGAGTGAGAACGTTGAGACAGGAGATTCTCAAATGTCAATAAGGCTGCTGTGTATAGCCATCTATAGGATGCCTCCCTCTCTGCGGAGTTTATGCACTAATCATTTTTTAG GTTGGCTGTCCTTTGAAGGCATGCTGCTCTTCTACACTGATTTCATGGGGGAAGTTGTGTTTGAAGGAGACCCCAAAGCACCCCATGACTCTGAGGCTTACCAACGCTACAATGCTGGTGTTAGCATGGGCTGCTGGGGCATGTGCATCTATGCATTCAGTGCTGCTTTCTACTCAG CCATATTGGAGAAACTGGAGGAGCGTTTCTCTCTTCGcactctttatttttttgcctACCTGGCATTTGGTTTGGGCACAGGCCTGGCCACTCTTTCCACCAACCTCTACGTggtactctctctctgtgtcacctACGGGGTGCTCTTTTCTTCTCTATGCACGCTGCCTTACTCTCTGCTGTGTGAATACTACCAGAGCCCTCAG TTTTGTGGCTCATCAGAGGAAGGGACCAGACGAGGGATGGGGGTGGACATCTCTCTGCTCAGCTGCCAGTACTTCCTGGCTCAGATCCTGGTCTCTGTGGCGATGGGACCTCTGACCTCACTAGTAGGTGGGGCCCAGGGAGTGATGTACTTTGCAAGCCTGATGTCATTCGTGGGCTGCCTGTACTCCTCTCTCTGCGTGGTGTACCACCTGCCCCCCCCTGAGGGTGAGCCCCCCGAAAGTGAGACCCAGCCACTATTGGTGCACATTTAG